A stretch of the Eretmochelys imbricata isolate rEreImb1 chromosome 15, rEreImb1.hap1, whole genome shotgun sequence genome encodes the following:
- the LIF gene encoding leukemia inhibitory factor: MKFIPAGVVPLLLMIHCKLVVGKALPVNTPSPMCENMNLCKPNVVEQTRKLVVLLNATAPDLFSIYLDCQGDPFSSHLDELCNATTTDFPAFQVNRTSHKKEIMVALYKVFAFLNASLGNITRDQEELNPTARELLERLHNTTKTTRGLISNLTCLLCNKYNVSQVDVTYGKSSKGMNVFKKKQQGCQVLRRYVQVVSQAVHVLLPHLSQA, translated from the exons ATGAAGTTCATTCCAGCAG GTGTTGTCCCCTTGCTGTTGATGATCCACTGCAAATTGGTGGTTGGCAAGGCACTGCCGGTGAACACCCCCAGCCCCATGTGCGAGAACATGAACTTGTGCAAACCCAATGTGGTCGAGCAGACCCGGAAACTAGTGGTGCTGCTCAATGCGACAGCTCCGGATCTCTTCAGCATCTAC CTGGACTGCCAGGGCGACCCGTTCAGCAGCCACCTGGATGAACTCTGCAACGCCACCACCACCGACTTCCCTGCTTTCCAAGTGAACCGAACCAGCCACAAGAAGGAGATCATGGTGGCCTTGTACAAGGTCTTTGCCTTCCTGAACGCCTCGCTGGGCAACATCACCAGGGACCAGGAGGAGCTTAACCCCACagccagggagctgctggagcggCTCCACAACACCACCAAGACCACGCGGGGCCTGATCTCCAATCTGACCTGCCTGCTGTGCAACAAGTACAACGTCTCCCAGGTGGACGTCACCTACGGCAAGAGCAGTAAGGGCATGAACGTCTTCAAGAAGAAGCAGCAAGGCTGCCAGGTGCTGAGGAGGTACGTGCAGGTTGTCTCCCAGGCGGTACACGTCCTGCTACCTCACCTCTCGCAGGCATGA